TGCTACTAAGAAGCAACCCCAACTGTTGACGATTCCAGCCCAAACTTTTATGAGTATCCATGGAACGGGGAATCCCAATGGCCCAGAGTTTCAGACGCACCTGCAAACGTTATATCCAGCTGCTTATGGGCTCAAGCATGCGTATAAGCAGTATGCGCAAACACAGGCGTGTGAATTTGATGATTACGTTGTTTTTCCGCTTGAAGGGGTCTGGTCATTGACGATTAAGGGACAGCAACTTGACCATCTTGACAAAGATGAGTTCAGTTATGACATTATGATTCGGGTTCCAGACTTTGTTCCCAATGAACTGATTGCACCGGCTTTGGCAGCGGTTAAAGCTAAGAAACAACTGCCAACTGAACAAATTAACGTGCAGCAGTTCGACGCAATGCAAGTGGCACAGATTCTGCACCTGGGTGCTTATGACGATGAACCCGCGAGTTTTGCCAAGATAGATGAACTGGTCGCCAATCAGGGGATGCATCGTACTAGCAAGATTCATCGAGAAATTTATTTATCCGATGCACGGCGGGTGGCACCTGATAAACTGAAAACCATTCTCCGATATCGAGTGGCGTCGAATTAATGCGAAAACTTTTGACTGGCATTGGGCGTGAAGCACGAATATAATTTAATTATATTTTAACTCATATAAAATTATAATTAAGGGGTGCTGATAGTATGACGCAAATAGAGATTAGTGATCGGCTGAAAGCTTTATTGGTTGCGAAGGGCTTTGATAAGAAGCAATTGGTTTTGGTGACGGATGATGGTGGTGGCAAGTACTCTTTGCACGGAGGTGCTTGCAGTATTGGAACTAAATTTACGATAATCGTACTTGATCAGCCGGACCCGGAATACAACGTAACGGTGGTGAATAATCAAAGCCTCGCGCTTTGGACCTCCACATACGATCTCATTTTCTTTAACGATGGTATTAAGATGGATTACGATCAGGGGCGGATCGCTATTAAGGACAATGCCCATATGCTGGACAATGCCGTTCAAATCGCTAAAGGAGCGGAAGTTTTAGCTGCTTTTGAACAGGGCGTCCCAGCCGACAACCTAACTTGTTAATTGCGATATGAAGAAGGCATAATAATGAAGGCAGTTATTTTTGACAATTTTGGTAGTCCCGATGTATTGCGCATTGCTGACGTGCAACGGCCGGTGGCGACAACTGCGACCGTCTTAGTGAAGGTCATGGCGGTGGCCGTTAATCATGTTGATACGTTTGTTCGGAGTGGGGCGTTTAAGACGGCCCTGGCAGCACCACACGTGGCGGGACGTGATTTAGTCGGTGAGGTCGTAGCCAGTTCGCAACCGGACTTTCAAATCGGCGACCAAGTCTGGACGAACTCAATGGGCTATGAAGGCCGAATGGGCGCAACGGCCGAGTATGTGGCGGTGCCAACTGATCGCTTGTATCACGTTCCTGATGGCGTGGCGCCCATGCCACTCGTCGCGGCGGTCCATTCAGCTGCAACAGCCGCCATCGTACTTAACGACGTCATGGAAATTCGTCGCGGCCAGACACTCCTAATTGAAGGTGCCGCGGGCAACGTTGGCCGCAAGCTGATTCAACTTGCGCATCAAATGGGCGTGACGGTTGTGATAACCGCATCACCACGAGATTTTGCACGGTGTCAGCAGCTAGGTAGTACCGCCTGTTATGATTATCACGCGGGGTTTGCGGACCAGTTAACGACGGATCAGTGGACTTTTGACCATGTGATTGATACCTCGGGACGCGTACCACTGGCGATTAATTTAGCGTTATTACGATTAGGTGGTCAGGTGACATTGATTACGGCACCGCAGGATAACCAATTTGAGTTCCCTGTTCGCCAGTTTTACATGTCTCAACAACGAATCACTGGTTTTGTGATTAGCCATGCAACGGTTGACCAGTTAGCACAAGCGGCCAGTCGTTTAAACCGAGCTTTTAGCGCCGGACTGCTATTGGATGATCAGGTCAGCCAGCGATATTTTAAGGATGCCGCTCAGTGTCACGCTCAATTGGAAGCAGGCACGGATCATCACCAGCGCTTTGTGTTATTACCGAGTTGATTCAGCATAACGATTGAAAGCCTGATTAATTAATCAGTAATACTATGTCAACAATAGTATTGTAATTTTGGTGATTTAAAGTGATTACTTGGCAGGAGGACTGGACAGTCGGCTCCCGCGCGTCTAAAGTTGCGACCAATATTATCTGTGAAAGGACCGGCGTGCTAACAATCCGAAAGGTGATCGATACGGCGATCTTTACTAATGTTAATGGCATTCTTCCGTGGTAATACGCAGACTTGAAAAGAATATCGATGACGAAAGTCCAACACTTGTCAGCAAGGGTTGGACTTTTTGTGGTGCAGCACCAGAAGCAATGGCAGAAAAATAATTAATTTACTACCTATACTAGATTGTTGATATGAATTTATTTATTCGGATAGCCATCGATTGTTGGT
This Lactiplantibacillus plantarum DNA region includes the following protein-coding sequences:
- a CDS encoding GyrI-like domain-containing protein — its product is MKMKYEWRKQEKTTYATKKQPQLLTIPAQTFMSIHGTGNPNGPEFQTHLQTLYPAAYGLKHAYKQYAQTQACEFDDYVVFPLEGVWSLTIKGQQLDHLDKDEFSYDIMIRVPDFVPNELIAPALAAVKAKKQLPTEQINVQQFDAMQVAQILHLGAYDDEPASFAKIDELVANQGMHRTSKIHREIYLSDARRVAPDKLKTILRYRVASN
- a CDS encoding iron-sulfur cluster biosynthesis family protein, yielding MTQIEISDRLKALLVAKGFDKKQLVLVTDDGGGKYSLHGGACSIGTKFTIIVLDQPDPEYNVTVVNNQSLALWTSTYDLIFFNDGIKMDYDQGRIAIKDNAHMLDNAVQIAKGAEVLAAFEQGVPADNLTC
- a CDS encoding quinone oxidoreductase family protein yields the protein MKAVIFDNFGSPDVLRIADVQRPVATTATVLVKVMAVAVNHVDTFVRSGAFKTALAAPHVAGRDLVGEVVASSQPDFQIGDQVWTNSMGYEGRMGATAEYVAVPTDRLYHVPDGVAPMPLVAAVHSAATAAIVLNDVMEIRRGQTLLIEGAAGNVGRKLIQLAHQMGVTVVITASPRDFARCQQLGSTACYDYHAGFADQLTTDQWTFDHVIDTSGRVPLAINLALLRLGGQVTLITAPQDNQFEFPVRQFYMSQQRITGFVISHATVDQLAQAASRLNRAFSAGLLLDDQVSQRYFKDAAQCHAQLEAGTDHHQRFVLLPS